The Phaseolus vulgaris cultivar G19833 chromosome 5, P. vulgaris v2.0, whole genome shotgun sequence genomic interval GGAACACGTGAAGATCTTGGTCCCATCATTGTCTGAATGATGATAATCAAAGCTTACTTGAGACACATACAATAAATAACTGGACCATGATACTATGCTACCACTTGCACTTTTATTTCTCCACAGTCACTTTTTCCCTCCACATTTCTACACATTGCAGTCATTATTTCACTTcagtaaaataattatttttattatgcaGAATCAAATGAATTACATTAAGTGATATTAGTCACACATATAAAACATTATTAGTTATAGACATGTAAATAGGTGATAGCTTAAAAAACATTTAGTTTCAGATTGTAATAAAATCCTACTGTTTTGACTCACAGATTatggtttaatattttaatactgTGATTAGAAGTGTTGATTTAAATTGAATGTGACAtgattttgtttgtttgatgATGCGCATCAATTGATGAAATTGAATTAGGGATGTGATGGATCAGTTTTGCTGAACCATCTAGGGAGTGAGAGGAGTGCTTTGGAGAGCAAAACCCTTAGAGGTTTCCAATTGATTGATGATATCAAGGGTGAGTTGGAGAGGAAGTGTCCAAAAACAGTCTCTTGTGCTGATATTCTCACTGCTGCTGCAAGAGATGCCACTCTTTTGGTTGGAGGACCATTCTGGGAAGTCCCATTTGGCCGCAAAGATGGGAAGATTTCCTTAGCCACAGAAGCCAATATGGTTCCCCATGGCCATGAAAACATCACAGCTCTTATTGCATTCTTCAAAGAAAAAGGGTTGGACATTCTTGACTTGGTCACACTCTCAGGTTCACACACAATTGGGAGGAGCACTTGCTCTTCTGTTATGAACAGGATCTATAATTTTAATGGGACTCGAAAGCCTGACCCCTCACTCAATGTGTATTTCTTGAAATTGTTGAGGAAGAGGTGTAAAACGGAGTTAGATTTGGTGCACCTTGATGTTATAACCCCTAGGACTTTTGACACAACCTATTATTCAAACCTTAAGAGGAAGGTGGGGTTGTTGTCAACAGATCAGTCCCTCTTTTCTGATGCAAGGACAGCTCCTTTTGTTGAAGCATTTGCAACACAACCTTTCCTTTTCACCAGCCAGTTTTCAGTGTCAATGGTGAAACTAGGGAATGTTCAAGTTTTGACTAGACCTAATGAAGGTGAAATAAGGGTTAATTGTAATCATGTCAATACTGTATAACTGGTGTCCTACTTAATATGTGGTTTTGTTTCATTGTTCCAATTTTACATTTGGAATGTCAATAAATGACAATATAGCTAGAGGGTTCTACTGCCTTTGCCACAAGTACATGTCTCTGCTGCTATGTTGTATGAGAAATTACGtattgataaatttataataaaatacaattataattaCTATTTTACAAGCTGTTGGTGAATTACTTAACTAAAAACACACCAATTAGattatatttaaatagtttAATGAACTTGGAAAACGTTGtctaatttctaaaatgttcaTATGAATTTATCATTGTTATACCttttaagacaaaaaaaaacagtttttataTAAAGGCTTAATAATCTAATTTTTCTCAGTATTTTTAAgttatatttaatattgtttCATTATTAATTCGTTTCAACTTGTTTTTAAAATGTAACAATTTAGAATGTTTTGTCTAATTTATGTTAACATCATTCACAAAGTGAAGATGCGTGTTGTCGATTTGTCCCCAAAACAATGTCTTTACCTTtcaaatattcttttattaatttgataaaagagactaaatttatatgttttttttaaaagtggGAGTTaagtgaaaattttaaaataatagaataatattGGAATCAACTTAAATTTAGAACTTACATTAGGTTATGGAACTTTTAAACATATATAAGAGAGTGTTTTGCCATCAACAACAGAGTCtcacactagtacaaaaataagaaaagagcgCTTCTTATTTAATGCGGTTCAgcgcttaaacgcattcgtaaaaaacgcggtgacatttttgaaattattttgatttacaaatgcggttatttaaataatcacatttgtaaatcaagagcttccatttacaaatgtggctaaaagtaatagccgcatttgtaaatcgaagcgcttgatttacaaatgcggttattcaaatagccgcatttgtaaatcaaaaagcttgatttacaaatgcgattTTTACgtttagccgcatttgtaaatggttTTTATCCTAAAAATTTTACGCGCTCAACAGTTTCATTCATTCTCTGTTTGTGCTCATATCTGTTCTTCGTTTTCTCTGGTTGCGAAGTTCTGCATTTTCGAAGGTACGTAAATGCATTGCCCCTAATTCTCTTGTTTCCATTGCCCCTAACAACTGCATTGAACTCCAATGGCTTTTGCTTTCTATATTGCTTTCGTTTTTAATGGGTTTCACTCTGCATTTTGAAGGTGTATTGTTCCATTGCTTCCGCCGCTCCGCCGCCGCTGCCGTGTTTCCTCTTCTCCCCTTccactcttcaccaacaacgtgcccctaaaaccccaactcattcagaagaatatacaaatgcggctatttcaaATAAGCGCATTCGTAaatcgcatttacaaatgcggctctatagccgcatttgtatttATCTGATTTACAactgcgtgctgatcaaatgcggctctatagtcgcatttataaatgtaaaatagctgCATTTGATTAGCATTTCTGCGCTAGTGTCAATCTTCTTCTTGCGATAACTCTAGTGGTCGATCCTAAACTGAAACCTCTGCCATCAGTATCTTACCTTTGAAATTAGTGTCCATCTTATCAGTAATGTGTAATATTGATCTGTAATATTGATGAGTCAATTTGAGATTGATTAGATGACACTACAATACTTATTCTAAACAAGTTATCTATTTGGTTCctatactttaaaataattatgaaaatgGTTCTTGTATATACATAACGTTAACCATTAGTTTATGTGATTTAAGGATCTTCCACTTTGGACCTACATATAAGGCAACTACAAACGAAACATATCTTATGTATatgttcaaaatgaaaaattgttAGTCATGTAATCATTGATGTTCTCAATCAATAAAGAACATAATTGCAATTATCTAAATATACAtaaccaaataaataaattatttaatctaaagaataaaacatatttttgaagaaactttaaaaaaaacggttagtattacagtaaatgaagattaaatgaagatgaa includes:
- the LOC137834959 gene encoding peroxidase 7-like; its protein translation is MRLHYLTLFLLLVPFKLSTIYGISPQATVPNKSSKSLPPEAFLSIDHYHTTCPHAEGIISQKVAAWVKKDPTLAPAIIRLHFHDCAVRGCDGSVLLNHLGSERSALESKTLRGFQLIDDIKGELERKCPKTVSCADILTAAARDATLLVGGPFWEVPFGRKDGKISLATEANMVPHGHENITALIAFFKEKGLDILDLVTLSGSHTIGRSTCSSVMNRIYNFNGTRKPDPSLNVYFLKLLRKRCKTELDLVHLDVITPRTFDTTYYSNLKRKVGLLSTDQSLFSDARTAPFVEAFATQPFLFTSQFSVSMVKLGNVQVLTRPNEGEIRVNCNHVNTV